AATGTAAGATTAGAAATCGACTTTTATATGAAAAACAGTACAATATTTATCAGTTTAATAGTTGCTATGCTAAGTTGCAGCTTATGGGATAAAAATGCTCCTAAAGAACTAGAAACTATAAAGATTGATGTAGATAAGTCGACAAAAACGAAAGACATTTCTACATGGATAGATACATCTTATTATGAGATTGTTCCTTTGGAAACAAAACCCAATTGTTTGATCGGGGAAATAAAGAAGATATGGGTACGAGGAAATAAAATCTTGGTATATGATGAAATGGCCAAAGGCATTTATGTTTTTAACAGGGATGGCTCTTATCACGGTTGTATAATTGCTGTCGGAAACGGTCCCGGTCAATATCCGTTACCCTTAAATGATGTAGTAGTAACGGATTCGCACGTATATATTTTTCCTCCTGTTTCCGGGAAAATATTTGCCTATGACTTTGAAGGGAAGTTTGAAAAGACAATTGATTTAAATGGAACTTGGGGTGACACTTTCTTTACATGGGACGAGGAGGTATTTAACCTTATAGCAAGTTGGAGTAATTCTAAAAGAGGTGCATTTCAATTGCACGTTTTAGACACAAAAAACAATTGTGTGAATTCGATCTGGCCGGTAAACGAGGATGATTTGAAAAACAGGCGAGGGTGGGGGTTGGATAATTATTATTCATTGTATAACAAACGAGCTTTGGTATTGGTAAGTACCGTAGATACGATTTTTGAGGTAAGTGCCAATAAGGTTTTTGTTCCCCGGTATTATGCAGATATCCGGAAGAAAAAGCTGCCTCGTAAAATAGCGTGTGGAAATGCTTATGAAGCATTACACTATGCCACTAATAATGATTGTATTAAGGGAATAGATAAAATAGAAGAAACTTCCCGGTATTTATTTTTGATGTTGGGAGATAGTGAAAAAGATTATATTGTAACTTATGATAAAAAGAAGAAAGAGATAGAATCTATTAGTAACTTTTTTACTATCCATGCTTGGGGTGATATCCAGTGCAGCCTAGGCCAAAGCTCGGTAATAGAAAACGATACATTGATATCTTGGATTCCGGCAAATATTTGTATGAGATGGAAAGAAAATAATTTTGATAGCTGTAATTTCAATAATAAGAGATTTGAGGATGCTTATAAAAAAGCAATTAATAGCATTCATACCGAAGAAGATAATCCTGTCATATTTTTGATAAAGTTCGAGAAATAAAGAAGAGAGGATTATGTTGCAAGAGGAGGTAATAAAACCACAAAAGGATGGTTTATAGGATGTTTAACTACAAAGGCTAAAGAGTATGTATAAATTATTTAGAAATGTTTTTATGGGAGGAATTTCCTCCTTTTCAGCAACTGGCCTACATGTTGCTCGTATTCCGGGTGATCTTCTTTACTATATTGTTATAAGCGAATATTTAAAACGGGTGATAGTTAACTACAATCACCAAGCTAAGTTTATGAGGTATGTTTTATTTACTATTGTGTTTGTTCCTCTTTTCCTTTCTTGTGATAATCAAAGAAAAAACACAAATGATATAATAAACATACGGTTAGAGCCTGATATTGAAAAAGCAAATAAGTTATCAAAGTTGATAGATTCTATATTTATCATACCTTTAGAAACGACGGAAGATGCTTTACTGGCGAATATTAGTAAATTGGAATACGATAATGGTCATTATTTTGTGTTGAATTCAAACGATAAATTGGTATATGTTTTTGACGGAAATGGAAAATTTACTCATCGAATTGCTAAAAAAGGGAATGCTCCGGGAGAAGTCCAGTATCCTGAATGTTTTGCTTTAGATAAAAAGCATAAAGAAGTTTGGCTAACTAACAATGATGCTTTTTATCGCTATGATTATGAGGGAAATTATAAAGGATCTAAACCATACAGTTTAGCCTTTAATGATTTCTGCATCGAAAAAAATAGTAACATTTATTTATATACGGGTAAATGTAATAACTCTCATATAGGGGATGGCTTTTTGACAGGAGACATAACTTTATTGGATGTAAACAATGAGAAAAAGACTTGGTTTGTTTCTGAAATTGCCTTACGTCAGCAACCCGGTAAAACAATTGAAAGTTATTACAGTAATATTCCTTTTTGTGAGCAAAAGGATGGTCTGATAACAGTTCATTATGTATTTAGTGATACGCTTTATTCTATTGTTGATACAATGATCTATCCCAAATATGTAATAGATTTTGGGGAGAATAAATCTTCTGTAGATTTAAATGAGCTTCCTGCATCGGAAGCAAAAAAGTACATGGAAGCTCGGCCTAATACTCCTTGGTTCGTTAATAATGTATTGGAAACTTCTTCTTTTCTTCTTTTTACTTATAATATTGGTTTTAAAATGCAATCTACTGTTTTTTATAATAAGAAAAATTCTCACCTTAAGGAAGGACTTTTAATTAATGATCTATTAGAAGGACATATCTGGATGCTGGGAATCCGGGGAAACCGTTTTGTTGGTTATGTTACAGCTTCCGATAAACGGATAAATAATAAATTATCCGCATTTGTCAATGAAGATAAGCTTTCAACCTTACAGAAGCTCCCAGAAGATAGTAATCCTATACTAATAGAGTTTACATTAAAAGAGTTTTGAGGGTGGATAACGATATAGAAAATCCTACTTATTATTTTTATAGCATTATTCGGCAAGAATGAATTTTTAATTTTCTTCCTCTAATAGAATTAAATTTATCATTAGAGATATGAGGTGTTAAGATAATAGATGAATCATGTTTTATTTATATCTGATAATTACAATTAAGTAATTCTTCAACATTAATTTATACTAAGCTGCAGGGGGAGAAATTGATAAACGTATCGGCTCTGGTAGCTGCTAACACTTGATTGATTGCGTACAACAGTGGGTTAGTTGATGGATAGTAACCAAGTTTAAATCATTTTCCCTTTAAATATATACCAAAGCGTCTCTACCAAATTAAGATGTGGTTAATAAGGAGGAAGATAGAACAGAAACAGTCCTTTTTTAGTTTATATACAATCCTTATTAGGATGTACTTTGGCATTGTCAAGCACGATAAAGGAGTCCTTTTCCTGACACAAAAAAAGATGGTAAAGTAAGTCGGCGACTTTGTTGGCGGTTATGCTTATTGTGGTGAAGAAGTCGTCATAGTGGTTGTCATGGTCAATTATCCCAAGGGGACAGCTTTTTAGGAGGTTATCAAGACATCCTTTCCGAGATTGGTATCTATAAAACATATCCTCGGCGCAGATGTATCTCTCATTTCCAAAGTAAAGATGGATAAGTTCGTCTTTTATCTGTTTTACAAGTCCTTGCAACTTCTCGGTTTTATTCTCATTTAGTTACGAGGATAGCTTCTCTCTTGAGTAAGTGGAAGATAAGTTTTATTAAAAATGGCCTTTCTTTTGAAACCTATTTTATAGGTTTTATGTAAGCTTTCAGGCTATTTTACTTTGAAAATAGCTCTGATTGTTAAAGCAATTAACTAATAAAAATCTTCCGATCACTCAAGGGTTCCTGGTAAGACGTTTTTTATACGTCTATATTTTTCGCCAATCGGGATAAAAAACTTCTAAAGGTACTCTCACTCGCTCCCTTGCCCGTGACCTTCTGCCATGTTTGCTTGGCTTTGTTCATGCTCTGTTGACCGTTTGCTATTACTATACGTACGCCTGCTCGTCCGAAGAATCATTTCCTATATTAGTTTTTACAATAGTTTAGTACGGTATTAAAATCTTTATTATATAAAATAAGAAGATTACTTACTTTCATATTAGAATCTAAAGTAAATATGTACGGATAAGTTTCTTGATCTATAGATGTTATTAAAGATGTCATACAGCGATACACAATAGACTCTATATTATAAGTTAATTTGAAATACTGTAAATCTTTTTGGGTGGTAAATGGTGTTATTATAATGAAATTGTAGTCTTTCTTTAAATTTTCCAATTCCGTAAATATTTTATTATAACAAGGTATACATGTTGAAGATGTTATTCTTAATATTATAGTTTTATGATGGTCAATTAATGAACTTAGTTGGATGACTTCATTTTTATCTGAAAAGAGTAAAGTTTTTTCCTCTAAATGATAAATGTTTATATTATGCACCTTAGTGTTTTTGAAAACTTTCTTAGGGAAAAGATTTTCTTTTTCATTGTTTATAAAGATGAAAAGTATTATAAGTAAATTAATACTAAGAAGGGCGATTGTAACCTTAAAATATTTATTGGTTGAATTTTCCATTTCTTTATTTTTTATAAGTTCTTTAATTTGAAAAAACATACAATAGGATTAGAATCTTCATTTTCTTGAATATTGAGAAATCTATCTAAATATTTGTTGGAAAGTTCAGTCCCTTTTAATTCTTGAAGATCTGGTATATAATTTGCTGGAATTGTTCCTACAAAAAAATCATTGTAAGTAGTTATATCTTCTTCTAATAAATCAAATGGATGAATTGTATTGGAAGATAAGTAGAATTGTTTTGTATTTAAAGAGGTACAAATATGGTAATTTCTATCGCTTGTTTCTACGTAAAATAGTAACCAGTCGTTGAGTTTTGTTATACAGCTGATCCATAATACTTTATTGTTAAGTTTTATTAGCTCCTCTATAATATTAGGATTTTTTTTGTTTTGTGCTTTGAAATCTGGAGGTAAATTGTTGTCGCAAAAATTAAAATAATACTTTTCCGTAATATTATTATTCCTCAAAAGATAAGTATTATAATCAAAAACAAAATTAATAGTAACCCCTTCGGGAAGGATATTTAATGGTCGTTTTACACTAAATGCGGTATAAAATGAAGCCTTTTCGTTAGGGAAATAATTATTTATTAAATTACCCTTGTTATCATATATATATATAGCAAACTCATTATTTTGAGGAAATTCTACATATAATATATATTGA
This genomic interval from Parabacteroides pacaensis contains the following:
- a CDS encoding 6-bladed beta-propeller, giving the protein MKNSTIFISLIVAMLSCSLWDKNAPKELETIKIDVDKSTKTKDISTWIDTSYYEIVPLETKPNCLIGEIKKIWVRGNKILVYDEMAKGIYVFNRDGSYHGCIIAVGNGPGQYPLPLNDVVVTDSHVYIFPPVSGKIFAYDFEGKFEKTIDLNGTWGDTFFTWDEEVFNLIASWSNSKRGAFQLHVLDTKNNCVNSIWPVNEDDLKNRRGWGLDNYYSLYNKRALVLVSTVDTIFEVSANKVFVPRYYADIRKKKLPRKIACGNAYEALHYATNNDCIKGIDKIEETSRYLFLMLGDSEKDYIVTYDKKKKEIESISNFFTIHAWGDIQCSLGQSSVIENDTLISWIPANICMRWKENNFDSCNFNNKRFEDAYKKAINSIHTEEDNPVIFLIKFEK
- a CDS encoding 6-bladed beta-propeller, translated to MYKLFRNVFMGGISSFSATGLHVARIPGDLLYYIVISEYLKRVIVNYNHQAKFMRYVLFTIVFVPLFLSCDNQRKNTNDIINIRLEPDIEKANKLSKLIDSIFIIPLETTEDALLANISKLEYDNGHYFVLNSNDKLVYVFDGNGKFTHRIAKKGNAPGEVQYPECFALDKKHKEVWLTNNDAFYRYDYEGNYKGSKPYSLAFNDFCIEKNSNIYLYTGKCNNSHIGDGFLTGDITLLDVNNEKKTWFVSEIALRQQPGKTIESYYSNIPFCEQKDGLITVHYVFSDTLYSIVDTMIYPKYVIDFGENKSSVDLNELPASEAKKYMEARPNTPWFVNNVLETSSFLLFTYNIGFKMQSTVFYNKKNSHLKEGLLINDLLEGHIWMLGIRGNRFVGYVTASDKRINNKLSAFVNEDKLSTLQKLPEDSNPILIEFTLKEF
- a CDS encoding 6-bladed beta-propeller; translated protein: MKYIWINIITIAFFSCTSNTIKKGDEHFTFSLNEKNGFTSIIDTAFFIPLETSNEVLIKQKPSIICHDSTIYILSKGLKRLYSFDMKGKIKSILNKYGKGANEYLEITDFLINNKGIYIYDNITGNLFHYTREGEYKNKVKLRSGASHIIEYQNQYILYVEFPQNNEFAIYIYDNKGNLINNYFPNEKASFYTAFSVKRPLNILPEGVTINFVFDYNTYLLRNNNITEKYYFNFCDNNLPPDFKAQNKKNPNIIEELIKLNNKVLWISCITKLNDWLLFYVETSDRNYHICTSLNTKQFYLSSNTIHPFDLLEEDITTYNDFFVGTIPANYIPDLQELKGTELSNKYLDRFLNIQENEDSNPIVCFFKLKNL